One Pirellulaceae bacterium genomic window, GAACTCGTTCTAACTGCCATCGAAGCTGGGGGCGAACTAGGCCCTGCAGGCGATGGCTTCTTTGCGCCGGCGGCCCGCGTCAACTTCCCGATCGAAGACGTTGGATTCGACCTGCTGAATGAAGCCGGTCTAAACCTCTTCAATGCTTCTATTGACTGGCTTCTAGGCGGAACCGATCCTGGCCTTTTGGGCGATTTCAATGGCAACGGCGAGTTGGACATCGAAGACATCGATCTTTTGACAGCCGCGTCGGCTAGTGGAGCCAATGATGCCGCATTCGATGTCAACGCTGACAATCTCGTCAACTCAAGCGACGTAGAGACTTGGGCCAATGACTTGAAGAACACATGGATTGGCGATTCGGACCTGGATGGGCAATTCAATAGCGGTGACTTCGTAGTCGTATTTGGAAAAGCCAAATATGAAACGGGCAACCCCGCTGTCTGGTCCGAAGGCGACTGGAACGGAGATGGCCAATTTAACTCAGGTGACTTCGTTGCTGCTTTTTCAGATGGTGGATATGAACAGGGCGCACGCCCCGCACCAGCTGCTGCAGTCGTCCCTGAACCTTCGACCGCCGTACTGGCACTCCTCGCCAGCCTTTGCCTCGGGTTCTTCCGTCGACGTTAATCGAACTTTCCTATCCAACCGTTTCCAAACGGCATTGTCGCTACAGCGGCAGTGCCGTTTTTTTGTCGGCTGCGCAATCAGGGAGTCTCCGCCACCTGCTCAAGTGTTTTATTCGCTTACACCATCATTCAACACCTTCAGCAATTAATCCACTGCCAATCCTAAGACTGAATGTCTTGCCCGCAAGGAACACCGCCGATGAAACCAGGCGGTATGAGCTCAGAAGGATTGCCTATTTTCCGTCAGCGTGTCGAACGAAGACGAAAAACACCACGGTCCACTACTCATGGAAAACTCGGACACCTACTCCTGCCCCATCGCTCCGTTCTCCATCATCCGAGAAACATAACCGCTGTTGAGATAGAGCCTAGCTGTATGCTCGCGACCGATCTGTCGACTAACATCACACTGGCGTATCCGCCCTTTAAGCTCGCCGAGACAAGTACCATCGAAGCCTCTATATCCCAGCGCCGTGACCGGTCTTTGGCTCGATATGACCCAAAACTGTTTCAACGCACGGTCGCGAGAATTGTAAAGCAGTAACAAGCGTTCGATCTGGCCAGCGGCCAGGCCGTATCGACCGCTGGGTGATAACCACCGGTTTCCCATCGCGGGCGCCATCAAAACGACGTCAGCATTCAGTCGATGAGCTGTTTCCAAATCCAAACTACAGCCGCAAATCGCTCCACCGGCCAACAAGTGCAATGCGCCGCTGATGATGGGCCCTCCAAAACTGAAGCCGATCAAGCTGAGCGGCTCATTTTCTGGTTGGGTCTCCAAGACAGATGCCAGGTAAAAGGATTCTGAATCGGTCCTCGCCGCCTTGACGCGGGCATCCCTCACAAGCCCCTTCACTCGGTCAGAAGGCCAGGACCAGATCACAAATCGCATTGATTCTGAGCCAAACTTCTGGCACTCCAGTTTTCGATAAACACGTAAGCCGCGATAAGCAGCATAGCTCGATGAAACACGATTACCGTGTACATAGATGCACGTTCGGCGGCCAACACCATCGGCTTCAAACTCGGAAAGATTCCCGGGAACCGTGCTTCCAGCCTCATCCAGGCGAGTGAATTGCAGCGTTGTTGGATCGACGACGCTATGACAGTTCGAAGATGGCAAATGCCGGCTACTAATGAGCCAAATCACATTTGCAGAATCTGTCTTGCCTGCTGAATGGGTCTTGGCATCTTCGGCGTGCGTCGATGAGTCCGACCACGGGAAAAGAATTAAGATTGCAACCAAAAAATAATATGGCCTTGGCATCATCACATCCGTCTCTCCGCGGGCTCGGTCCTCCATCAAGCCCACAGCTTAAGCATGCAGAAAGCGACAACAAGAGGACATCCAGAACAAACCTAAGAATGTCATCCTCTCTGCCACTATCTGAACATTAATTCCTGCATGAAGTTATTCGACGTAAATGCAATCCACCGCGACAACATTCCGGTTGTTGTAACTCGGCAAATCTCAAAATCCCCTCTATCTGCAACGTGACGCAGAAGAATATCGACGAATGACAACTGCATTCCAAAGTCGCAATCAATTGAAATGCCTAGAAACCGAAAATCGACTGGAGTATCAGTCCGCTCAGAATCGTAATACCGATTTTCATGATCTCACCGCCACGAAAAATCTATTTTCAAACAGGGGCCGATCGCCAGCACAATCCAACCGCCCACCTTGCCGGCGCGAATAAAATGTTCGACGAATCCGTGGCTACGAATATTTATCAGACCACTCATCAGACTGTTTAAGCAGGCATGTGAACGGCTGGTAACGATTATTCCGATTAAGGATAGCTCCC contains:
- a CDS encoding alpha/beta hydrolase → MMPRPYYFLVAILILFPWSDSSTHAEDAKTHSAGKTDSANVIWLISSRHLPSSNCHSVVDPTTLQFTRLDEAGSTVPGNLSEFEADGVGRRTCIYVHGNRVSSSYAAYRGLRVYRKLECQKFGSESMRFVIWSWPSDRVKGLVRDARVKAARTDSESFYLASVLETQPENEPLSLIGFSFGGPIISGALHLLAGGAICGCSLDLETAHRLNADVVLMAPAMGNRWLSPSGRYGLAAGQIERLLLLYNSRDRALKQFWVISSQRPVTALGYRGFDGTCLGELKGRIRQCDVSRQIGREHTARLYLNSGYVSRMMENGAMGQE